One Paenibacillus sp. FSL W8-0186 genomic window carries:
- a CDS encoding TetR/AcrR family transcriptional regulator — protein sequence MTSRKQEKFEMILDAAQKVIAENGFHGSQVSKIAKEAGVADGTIYLYFKKKEDILISLFEDRLGKLVDRFNSSIQETDTAEQALRKVCEIHFTELENNVDLAYVTQIELRQSSIELRKAIGLSVKPYIQLIEHIVQKGIHENSFRPELDPKLTRHLIFGAMDEVVTSWLISGRKYSLSAQVDKTVDFFLKALSS from the coding sequence ATGACAAGTAGAAAACAGGAAAAATTTGAAATGATTTTGGATGCGGCGCAGAAAGTCATTGCCGAGAATGGGTTTCACGGGTCTCAGGTGTCCAAAATCGCGAAGGAGGCCGGAGTAGCGGACGGTACGATTTATTTATATTTCAAGAAGAAGGAAGATATCCTTATCTCTTTGTTTGAGGATCGCTTGGGCAAGCTGGTCGACAGATTCAACAGCAGCATTCAGGAGACCGATACCGCGGAGCAGGCCCTGCGCAAAGTATGCGAGATCCATTTCACCGAACTGGAGAACAACGTCGATCTCGCCTACGTTACCCAAATCGAGCTCCGGCAGAGCTCCATTGAGCTGCGCAAGGCGATTGGCTTATCCGTGAAGCCCTATATTCAGCTGATCGAGCATATTGTACAGAAGGGGATTCATGAGAATTCATTCCGTCCCGAGCTTGATCCCAAGCTTACGCGCCACCTGATCTTCGGGGCAATGGATGAGGTCGTGACCTCGTGGCTTATTTCCGGGAGGAAATATTCCCTCTCCGCCCAGGTTGACAAGACGGTCGATTTCTTCCTCAAGGCCTTGAGTTCCTAG
- a CDS encoding (Fe-S)-binding protein: MTWQLINLVLFLTATGLGLYLFAVVVHRRYSYLRLGKSVELRQRGMGRAAEYLSEVFGQKKLLKDPRSGLMHIVIFYGFIILQFGALDLIVKGLAKGRHLPLPAYESFGLLQEITVLLILLAMGYAFYRRYGEKLSRLKRGWKPSIVVMFIYSLMLTVLFSLAFERLWLGLEPSGYAPISSLIAAAFAGIPQSSAAIFFYLFWWLHLIILLSFLVYVPQSKHFHIITAPINLWLRRSEPAGRLKKLDLEDEEAESFGAGRIEDFTQKQMLDFYACVECGRCTNACPASNTGKPLSPMHLITKLRDHLQEKGTVITGKSPQVPAFANSMHGAHALEFAPAAEPLQPVWCDEAGITNIAPTMDWHKATWRLQDQSSPEDIALIGGVMTEEEIWSCTTCRNCEDQCPVGNEHVDKIIDLRRHLVLMEGRLPQEGQRAMMNIERQGNPWGLSRTDRANWTGEVEGISVPTVGENPKFEYLFFVGSMGSYDQRSRKISKAFVRLLHEAGVSFAILGNEERNSGDTPRRLGNELLYQQLCQENIASFRKYGVRKIVTACPHTFNTLKNEYPDFGLEEVDVLHHTQLLSRLVTEGRLIPRHEVNERITYHDSCYLGRYNNVYEEPRAVLRAIPGVQLVEMERSRENGMCCGAGGGLMWMEENSGKRVNVARTEQALKVNPSLISSACPYCLTMLEDGTKLKEADDTVKTKDVAEILALSVFGSDTAVTGQTEMMIVPEGSI, encoded by the coding sequence ATGACGTGGCAGCTCATTAACTTGGTTTTATTTCTGACGGCAACGGGGCTCGGCCTATATTTGTTCGCGGTCGTTGTTCATCGCCGTTACAGCTACCTGCGGCTCGGAAAAAGCGTTGAGCTGCGGCAACGCGGCATGGGCAGGGCGGCTGAATATTTGTCCGAGGTATTCGGCCAAAAGAAGCTGCTGAAGGATCCGCGCAGCGGCCTGATGCATATCGTCATTTTTTACGGATTCATTATTTTGCAGTTCGGCGCCTTGGATCTGATTGTCAAAGGACTGGCCAAAGGCAGGCATTTGCCCCTTCCTGCCTACGAGTCCTTCGGCCTGCTGCAGGAGATTACGGTTCTGCTCATTTTGCTGGCTATGGGTTATGCCTTTTATCGCCGTTACGGCGAGAAGCTGTCCCGGCTGAAAAGAGGCTGGAAGCCCAGTATAGTCGTTATGTTCATCTATTCGCTCATGTTGACCGTTCTGTTCTCGCTCGCCTTCGAACGGCTTTGGCTCGGGCTGGAGCCATCCGGCTACGCCCCCATTTCCTCACTGATCGCAGCAGCGTTTGCCGGGATACCGCAATCCTCCGCAGCTATCTTCTTTTACCTGTTCTGGTGGCTGCATTTAATCATACTGCTATCCTTCTTAGTTTACGTACCCCAATCGAAGCATTTTCACATTATTACTGCACCGATTAACCTGTGGCTGCGCCGGAGCGAACCCGCCGGGCGCTTGAAGAAGCTGGATCTCGAAGATGAAGAGGCCGAGAGCTTCGGCGCCGGCAGGATCGAGGATTTCACGCAAAAGCAGATGCTCGACTTCTACGCCTGCGTGGAGTGCGGCCGCTGCACAAACGCCTGCCCGGCATCGAATACCGGCAAGCCATTGTCACCAATGCATCTGATCACGAAGCTGCGCGATCATTTACAGGAGAAAGGGACTGTGATTACCGGGAAATCCCCCCAAGTGCCAGCTTTCGCCAATTCCATGCACGGCGCTCATGCCCTTGAGTTTGCGCCCGCAGCTGAACCCCTTCAGCCCGTTTGGTGCGACGAGGCCGGTATAACCAATATCGCGCCTACGATGGATTGGCATAAAGCCACCTGGAGGCTTCAGGATCAATCATCTCCCGAGGATATAGCCCTGATCGGCGGAGTGATGACGGAGGAGGAAATTTGGTCCTGCACGACCTGCCGGAACTGTGAGGATCAGTGTCCTGTCGGCAATGAGCACGTTGATAAAATCATCGATTTGCGCCGACATCTCGTTCTCATGGAAGGCCGTCTCCCGCAGGAAGGACAACGCGCAATGATGAACATCGAACGCCAGGGGAATCCGTGGGGGCTTAGCCGTACCGACCGGGCGAACTGGACGGGAGAGGTGGAGGGAATTTCCGTCCCTACAGTCGGGGAGAATCCGAAGTTCGAATATTTGTTTTTCGTCGGGTCGATGGGCTCTTATGATCAGCGCAGCCGCAAAATATCGAAGGCCTTCGTCCGTCTCCTGCACGAAGCTGGTGTGAGCTTTGCAATTCTCGGCAATGAGGAGAGGAATTCCGGCGATACGCCGCGGCGGCTAGGCAATGAACTTCTGTATCAACAGCTGTGCCAGGAGAATATCGCTTCCTTTCGCAAGTACGGCGTACGCAAAATCGTGACCGCCTGTCCGCATACGTTCAATACGCTAAAGAACGAATATCCCGATTTCGGGCTGGAGGAGGTGGATGTACTTCATCATACACAGCTGCTGAGCCGGCTGGTGACGGAGGGAAGGCTGATTCCGAGACATGAAGTGAACGAGCGCATCACTTACCACGACTCCTGTTATCTTGGCCGATACAACAACGTATATGAGGAGCCTAGAGCCGTGCTCCGTGCCATTCCCGGCGTTCAGCTTGTTGAAATGGAACGCAGCCGGGAGAACGGCATGTGCTGTGGAGCCGGGGGCGGGCTCATGTGGATGGAGGAGAACAGCGGGAAACGGGTCAATGTGGCTAGAACCGAACAGGCGCTTAAGGTAAACCCGAGCTTGATCAGCAGTGCATGCCCTTACTGCCTTACGATGCTGGAGGATGGCACGAAACTGAAGGAGGCCGATGATACGGTCAAAACAAAGGATGTTGCGGAAATATTGGCGCTGTCCGTGTTTGGCAGTGATACGGCAGTTACGGGACAGACGGAAATGATGATTGTTCCGGAGGGAAGCATATAG